One genomic window of Sebastes umbrosus isolate fSebUmb1 chromosome 15, fSebUmb1.pri, whole genome shotgun sequence includes the following:
- the LOC119503519 gene encoding major histocompatibility complex class I-related gene protein-like translates to MKLLIWLNLLLFCHVASTVKHSLKIFSTATSGVPNFPEFMAAAMVDEVLGGYCGSNIETPEPKQDWVRKLVKDEPQHLEWYFIQCLGSQQSFRANLDSLKQRLNQTGDVHIFQRMVGCEWDDETGEVVGFSQYGYNGEDFLVLDLQTLTWTAPKQQAFITKRRWDNDKATLEFNKHYVNNLCPVLLKKYLHYGRSFLQRTERPSVSLLQKTPSSPVSCHATGFYPDRAMMFWRRDGEEIHEDVDLGEILPNHDGSFQMSVKLNLSSVAPEDWRRYDCVFHLSGVVDDIVTRLDKAVIRTNWVPPAGFPAGPVIGVVVGLLLLAVCIARLFIWRRNNNGFRPAKRPFNHV, encoded by the exons ATGAAGTTACTAATTTGGCTCAACTTGCTCCTCTTCTGTCACGTTGCATCTACAG TGAAACACTCCCTGAAAATTTTCTCTACTGCAACTTCTGGAGTCCCAAACTTCCCAGAGTTCATGGCAGCTGCGATGGTCGATGAAGTGTTGGGGGGTTACTGTGGCAGCAACATCGAGACCCCAGAACCCAAACAGGACTGGGTGAGGAAACTAGTAAAGGATGAGCCACAACACCTGGAGTGGtattttattcagtgtttgggtAGCCAGCAGAGCTTCAGAGCCAACTTGGACAGCCTGAAGCAGCGCTTAAACCAAActggag atgTCCACATTTTTCAGAGGATGGTCGGCTGTGAGTGGGACGACGAGACTGGAGAGGTTGTTGGTTTTAGTCAGTACGGTTATAATGGAGAAGACTTCCTTGTGTTGGACCTGCAGACGCTGACATGGACCGCTCCAAAACAACAGGCTTTCATCACCAAACGTAGATGGGATAATGACAAAGCTACCTTAGAATTTAACAAACACTACGTCAACAACTTATGTCCTGTCTTGCTGAAGAAGTACCTACACTATGGGAGGAGCTTTCTGCAGAGAACAG AGCGTCCCTCagtgtctctcctccagaagactccctcctctccagtcagctgccacgctacaggtttctaccctgacagagccatgatgttctggaggagagatggagaggagattcATGAGGACGTGGACCTCGGAGAGATCCTCCCCAACCACGATGGATCCTTCCAGATGAGTGTTAAGCTGAACCTGTCATCAGTCGCACCTGAAGACTGGAGGAGGTACGACTGTGTGTTTCATCTCTCTGGTGTGGTGGACGACATCGTCACCAGACTGGACAAAGCAGTGATCAGGACCAACTGGG ttcctcctgcagggttccctgctggtcctgttattggagttgttgtaggactgctgctgctggcggtctGCATCGCTAGACTCTTcatctggaggaggaacaataacg GGTTTCGCCCTGCTAAAA GGCCTTTCAACCACGTCTAA